A single window of Paenibacillus sp. FSL H8-0537 DNA harbors:
- a CDS encoding WG repeat-containing protein: protein MTDHTSLLAPSYDVAAATYLTTTTSIKHRENNPISNHTSYKRGNEHMRLFRTLLMFAIITSLITGTVSASGAEDTGSQKETKPTAEARNYLYLIKKDGKYGYINQSGKIVIEPVYDGGSRSFSLKSNEPVQVTDNKQKTIIYFSAEGTKLFECPQTRCVGIMQNERVIYKEQVKGADGQLHKKYGYLNAKGEKITEPIFHKAREFSEGLAIVTIGKGSGYINTDGKLVIPYQFSSATNFSDGMALVGYLKKSKEGVTIKYGFIDQTGKLVIPARFNYADSFTEGAARVSSGDTYGFINKSGEFLFEPNYTAAQPFSEGLAYVERNGKSFFINKQGKRATMNVSSGGPFSNGLAPVQAGSSFGYINQQGAYAIKPTAAYSYAEPFRGELAVVELRENSKTKTPAMHAYINKTGVIVWNNIEDEKWRS, encoded by the coding sequence TTGACTGACCATACATCATTGCTTGCACCAAGCTATGATGTTGCCGCTGCAACCTATCTCACCACAACAACGTCCATTAAACATAGGGAAAATAATCCCATATCCAACCATACGAGCTACAAGAGAGGAAATGAGCATATGCGGTTATTTCGTACATTACTTATGTTTGCCATCATCACCAGCCTGATTACAGGCACGGTATCTGCCAGCGGTGCGGAAGACACTGGTTCGCAAAAGGAGACGAAACCGACGGCTGAAGCCCGCAATTATTTGTATTTGATTAAAAAGGACGGCAAATACGGCTACATTAATCAAAGCGGGAAAATCGTCATTGAGCCCGTATACGACGGCGGCTCGCGTTCCTTCTCCTTAAAGTCGAATGAACCCGTCCAAGTTACTGACAATAAACAGAAGACGATCATCTATTTTTCGGCTGAAGGAACAAAGCTTTTTGAATGCCCTCAGACGCGCTGCGTCGGCATTATGCAGAATGAGCGTGTCATATACAAGGAGCAAGTTAAGGGAGCAGATGGACAGCTGCACAAGAAGTATGGTTATTTGAATGCCAAGGGTGAAAAAATAACCGAGCCTATTTTTCATAAAGCCCGTGAATTTTCCGAAGGGCTCGCCATCGTAACCATAGGTAAAGGCAGCGGCTATATTAATACGGATGGCAAACTCGTTATTCCTTATCAATTCAGCAGTGCAACCAATTTTTCAGATGGTATGGCTTTAGTGGGCTACTTAAAAAAAAGCAAGGAAGGCGTGACAATCAAATACGGGTTTATTGATCAAACCGGAAAGCTCGTTATTCCTGCGCGCTTCAACTATGCCGATTCATTTACAGAGGGCGCTGCACGCGTGTCTTCTGGAGACACCTACGGCTTTATTAACAAGAGCGGCGAGTTTCTGTTCGAGCCTAATTACACCGCTGCTCAGCCTTTCTCAGAGGGCCTTGCCTACGTTGAACGCAACGGCAAATCCTTTTTCATTAATAAACAAGGAAAAAGAGCAACCATGAACGTAAGTTCCGGTGGCCCTTTCTCAAACGGACTAGCCCCTGTTCAAGCAGGCTCATCCTTTGGCTATATCAATCAGCAAGGTGCTTATGCGATCAAACCGACGGCTGCATATAGCTATGCCGAGCCGTTCCGGGGAGAGCTGGCTGTCGTCGAGCTCCGTGAAAATTCCAAAACGAAAACGCCTGCTATGCATGCTTATATCAATAAGACAGGCGTCATCGTTTGGAACAATATTGAAGACGAAAAATGGCGGAGCTAG
- a CDS encoding anti-sigma-F factor Fin family protein translates to MAVNYICKHCRTAIGTIAGGGEITEQQLGFDFLTLEERSDIITYDQHGDVTVKVICDYCREALEANPELSLIASPLQ, encoded by the coding sequence ATGGCTGTAAACTATATTTGCAAACACTGCCGTACGGCTATAGGGACGATTGCAGGCGGTGGCGAAATTACCGAGCAGCAGCTCGGTTTCGATTTCTTGACCCTTGAAGAGCGCAGCGATATAATTACGTATGACCAGCACGGAGACGTGACGGTTAAGGTGATTTGCGATTATTGCCGGGAAGCGCTAGAGGCGAATCCTGAGCTGAGCTTAATCGCGAGCCCGTTGCAGTAG
- the pth gene encoding aminoacyl-tRNA hydrolase codes for MKWIVGLGNPGSQYQGTRHNVGFMVIDELARRWGIQVTQSKCKALIGEGNVNGTKVVLIKPMTYMNLSGESVRSFIDYFKSDVTEGLVVYDDLDTEVGRIRLRFQGGPGGHNGIKSLIAHLGTQTFDRIRMGITRPQPGGNIADYVLSNFPKNEQEQLKTMIDQACDAAEFSLKASFEETMAKFNR; via the coding sequence ATGAAATGGATTGTGGGACTCGGCAACCCTGGATCGCAATATCAGGGCACGAGGCACAACGTTGGATTTATGGTTATTGATGAGCTCGCACGGCGATGGGGCATCCAAGTGACGCAAAGTAAATGCAAAGCGCTGATTGGCGAGGGCAATGTGAATGGTACGAAGGTTGTGCTGATCAAGCCGATGACGTATATGAATTTATCTGGTGAGTCGGTGCGTTCGTTCATCGATTATTTTAAATCCGATGTGACCGAAGGGCTCGTCGTATACGATGATCTCGATACAGAGGTTGGGCGTATCCGTCTTCGTTTCCAAGGTGGCCCCGGCGGACATAATGGTATTAAATCTCTTATTGCGCATTTAGGCACGCAGACGTTTGACCGGATTCGCATGGGGATTACACGTCCGCAGCCCGGCGGCAACATCGCCGACTACGTGTTGTCCAATTTTCCGAAAAACGAGCAGGAGCAGTTGAAAACGATGATTGATCAGGCTTGCGATGCAGCGGAGTTTTCACTGAAAGCGTCGTTCGAGGAGACGATGGCGAAGTTTAATCGCTAA
- a CDS encoding metallophosphoesterase — protein sequence MKKVSLWCEKDTAPNLGEPLMFFQVITDTHVTVDPNHVHNQQFERALMDIQERAAASGSAGIMHAGDITDHGEEAEYVQFSAIVERVKQNGKLPPVLYTIGNHDTWKDWEQGQELGSFKHFTGMDSVYYDRWIAGSHFIFLGSETQTPKNAELSSTQLAWLGEKLEEHRGDSRPVFLFLHQPLKNTVAGSLEEQEWYGVNQDEELREVLAGWPQVILFTGHTHWELGAPHTVFDGQGEIATMFNAASVAYLWTDEDAHKAGSQGYYIEVYEQGVRVRGRDFVARQWMEAQDYFVHNGHPGEKES from the coding sequence ATGAAGAAGGTTAGTTTGTGGTGTGAAAAGGATACGGCGCCTAACCTCGGCGAGCCGCTGATGTTTTTTCAAGTCATTACGGATACGCATGTAACGGTTGACCCGAATCATGTGCATAATCAGCAATTCGAGCGCGCGCTTATGGATATTCAGGAACGGGCGGCAGCTTCGGGCAGCGCTGGTATTATGCATGCTGGCGATATTACGGATCATGGGGAAGAAGCGGAATATGTACAGTTTTCAGCGATAGTCGAGCGTGTGAAGCAGAACGGCAAGCTTCCGCCTGTGCTTTATACGATTGGCAACCATGATACGTGGAAGGATTGGGAGCAAGGGCAGGAGCTTGGAAGCTTCAAGCATTTTACGGGAATGGACAGTGTTTATTATGATCGCTGGATCGCGGGCAGCCATTTTATTTTTCTCGGGTCGGAGACACAGACTCCTAAAAATGCGGAGCTATCCAGCACGCAGCTGGCATGGCTTGGAGAGAAGCTGGAGGAGCATCGCGGGGATTCGCGTCCCGTATTCCTATTTCTTCATCAGCCGCTGAAAAATACCGTTGCCGGATCGCTGGAGGAGCAGGAGTGGTACGGCGTGAATCAGGACGAAGAGCTGCGTGAGGTGCTGGCCGGCTGGCCGCAGGTGATTTTGTTCACCGGGCACACCCACTGGGAACTGGGTGCGCCGCATACGGTGTTTGATGGGCAAGGCGAGATCGCGACCATGTTCAACGCGGCATCCGTCGCGTATTTATGGACGGATGAGGATGCGCATAAGGCTGGCAGCCAAGGCTATTATATTGAAGTCTACGAGCAGGGCGTGCGTGTCCGAGGCCGTGATTTTGTGGCGCGCCAGTGGATGGAAGCCCAGGACTATTTTGTGCATAACGGTCATCCGGGTGAAAAAGAAAGCTAG
- a CDS encoding multidrug efflux SMR transporter, with protein sequence MGYLWLALAIVLELSGTISMKLSASFTRVVPSIAMFIFYGSSFTCLNFALRYMHVSVAYAVWSGVGITLITGAGYIWFGERIPLSALLWVGVIVIGVVGLNMSISAHGAAVRGN encoded by the coding sequence GTGGGCTATCTATGGCTGGCACTGGCGATTGTGCTGGAGTTGTCGGGAACAATATCGATGAAACTATCGGCGAGCTTTACGCGCGTGGTGCCGTCGATTGCTATGTTTATTTTTTATGGAAGCAGCTTTACCTGCCTGAACTTTGCCCTGCGTTATATGCATGTAAGCGTTGCGTATGCGGTATGGTCAGGTGTAGGCATTACGCTCATTACAGGGGCCGGCTATATTTGGTTCGGCGAGCGAATCCCGCTTTCGGCTCTGCTATGGGTCGGAGTCATCGTCATCGGGGTTGTCGGACTGAATATGAGCATTAGCGCGCATGGCGCGGCGGTTAGAGGAAATTAA